Proteins from one Acanthopagrus latus isolate v.2019 chromosome 18, fAcaLat1.1, whole genome shotgun sequence genomic window:
- the tomm5 gene encoding mitochondrial import receptor subunit TOM5 homolog, which translates to MFKLEGLGPKMDPEEMKKKMRQDVISSLRNFLLYVALLRATPYVLKKLDSI; encoded by the exons atgttcaaactGGAAGGACTGGGACCCAAAATGGATCcggaggagatgaagaagaagatgcgACAAGACGTCATCTCGTCATTACGGAACTTTCTTCTTTACGTCGCCCTTCTCAGAGCTA CTCCGTATGTGTTAAAGAAACTGGACAGCATATGA